The window CTTCAGGGTCAACAACATCTTTTGAAATTGAAATCGCGACAAGATCGCCCTGTCCGTTGACAGCTGCCTTGACTGCCCCGCCTCCGGCGCTTCCCTCAACCCTGATTTTCGCAAGCTCCTCCTGTGCGCGGACAAGTCCTGCCTGCATTTTCTGAGCCTGCTGCATAAGCTTGTTCATATTCATTAAGAACACCCTTTCGTTTGTTATTCGCTGTATTCTGTTCGCTGCGCTCACGCTGTTGGCTGTATTCTCCCTGCGGTCGTCAGCCGTCAGCCATATTCTCCCTGCGGTCGATATTCCCTACGGTCATCAGCTGTCAGCGGCGCAAAGCGCCAATATTTACTGTTTGTAATTGTCCAAGCGTACCTTTGTCATTAAAACACGGAACACGAACACTGGCAGACCGAGCAGGCGTTTCCAGCGCCAGGGCTCCTGTATCGTTCTGTAGAGCCATTCAAGCTTCAGCTTCTGCCACGCTTCCGGCGCGCGTTTAAGATTGCCGGATATAACATCCATACTTCCGCCTATTCCCATACCGGCAACCGCCCCTGTTTCGGAGAGATGCTCCGTAAGCCAATACTCCTGTTTCGGCACTCCGAGACCGACAAAAAGTATGTCCGCGCCGCTGTTTTTGATGGTGCTGCAGATCACCGGCGTTTCGTCGTCGCTGAAATATCCGTCTCGGCAGCCTGCTACGGTCAGTCCTTCATATTTGTTTTTCAAAACGTCTGCCGCCGCTTCCGCGACTCCGGGTTTTCCGCCGAAGAAATAAACCTTCCAGCCGCTGCACGCAGCCAGTTCGCAGAGATGTTCCACAAATTCACAGCCCGGAAGCCTTTCCTGTATCGGCATACCGAGCAGGCTGAAAGCAGAGATAAGCCCTGCGCCGTCAGGCAGCACAAGTCCTGCGTTGGCACAGGCATTTCTGTAACATCTGTCATTTCTGCTTCTGAGGGCAGCAAGAGCGTCCGGTGTAATTATCACGTGTGCACTTCTTTCCGAAGTAATCCAATGCTGCACCCTGCCGAGCGCGTAGTTCAGCGAAACGTTGTCAACCGATATGCCCCAAAGGCAGGGACGGCGCGTTGTTTCCGCGCTTTTCTGTTTCTTAAATTTGAAAA of the Candidatus Equadaptatus faecalis genome contains:
- a CDS encoding YbaB/EbfC family nucleoid-associated protein; the encoded protein is MNMNKLMQQAQKMQAGLVRAQEELAKIRVEGSAGGGAVKAAVNGQGDLVAISISKDVVDPEDVEMLEDLILSAVKDALNKSKEAAASKMGALTGGLGGFPGLM